The window ACAATCTGAAGCAACATTTTTGTCGTACATTCATTCCTAAATATTTGTACCGTAAAATGTACCGTAACTTGATTATTGGTACACAAACATTAGTGAGTATCATATTGAGTTAGAATAATCATAAAGGTCATTGCTTTACCTGCCCAtgtaatttcaatttctttggtAGAATAGGATTTCCAATGACAAGAGACTTGTGTTGTAGACTGTCTTGTTTGAACTCTGTCACAGTGCCTTCACCTTTGCTGACTTCAGTATCTGTAGATGAGTGCGTAATGAGAGTGCCCACTTTGGCTCGCTCCCTGGCAAGGATCACCTGGGCCTTGTCCTGCCTGTGCCGGGGAGTCGGAACGTAGTCGTAGTGGTTTGTTCCGAATGTGATCATGCTGGGATTAATGTTCTTTTCCCGGGCCATCAGCGGCGCTGCCCTCAGCTGCTTGCGGATTGGACTGAGAGGTCTTTGGTCTGGTGGTACGACCACGCGCAAGTGATCATCAAGGTACACGGGAAAGAATTCGTGGTACGACTTTTTCGCTTTCCGTTCCCTCTCTTCGTGTTGAGTTTGCTTGGTCAGGACATCAAGAACTGCTATGCTTGGCACGCAGCTTATCTTAAATGTAGCACtcagtttcatatttttttcatcctCAAGCAAGTCCACTGGCACTTGACTTATCTCCTTGTCGGGGATAATTAAGACTTGCTCCACACCAGTCAGAGATTTCTCAATAGGAGCAATGATGATATCGTAGAGTTGTCGTTGAGCAGACAGTTTTGCAGTCTTCAGCCGTTCTTCTCTTTCAGCgtcttttttcatttctttcgaCTTCCACTCTTTCGACTTGGCAAGGTTCTTTTTCTGCAGGTACTGGACGGTTCTGTCGCTGGACGGTAAAGCACGATTTTCACAATCTATGTCGCTCTGTCTTTCATGCAGCTGCTGAAGCTGCTCAAGGGCGCTTCTGATCTTCTTCCGACAGCTCTCCCTGATGGCTTTCTCAACCTGCACTTTGACGACACCTTTGCCGGGCTGCAAGACCCAAACCAAGAGGTACGCGTCAGTTATAGAGTAGTACAGCACAGTTGCTTTCTGTCTGTTGACAATCTTGATCAATTCCTCCTGGGACGGCATCTTGGAAGTCTCATTCTCATTACGCGACTCTTCCTCATCGGTGCTCAGCTTCTgttttaagatttgttcaaatttctgttGACGATACCCTTCGGCATAGCTCAGCGCCATGTCTGCTTGATCTAATTTGCACAGAGCGATCTGCATACCATCATAGCAGTTTTGCAAGGCTGTCTTCAGTTCATCTGCGCACTCGATGCTTTCGCTGTCACACTTGTGAATCTTCTTGGTGTAAAACGGAATCAGTTCATCAAATACCAGCCGTGCCCTTTCCATGTCGTCTTTTGAGATCGAAAGGGTCAAAGCGAATGCGACTTCACAACGGCACAGATTGACGAGGTCCACATTGTCATCCagtttctcaccgacagcggcaGCCATTTCGTAATAATACTGCGCATGCTGGTGCCTCCCTTGGCTCTTGAAGACATCTCCTATCTTTAGGAAAGCTCGGCACTCAGTCTCATACTCGTCAAGTCTGCGACTGACACGCAAGTAGCGTTCAAAGTAGGACAAAGCTTTATCAAAGTCTTCCTTGGCAAGGTTAAGGTCACCTAAACTACAGAGGGCTTTGGCCTGCTTGTCATTGTCTTTCAGTTTGTTCACCATATGTAGGTGCTGTTCCAGGTACATTTCAGCCAACTTGAAATTGCACAGAATTTGGTACACGTACCCGAGCGATGCATAAGCTGTAGCCATAGCAACCTTGTCTCTTTTCTCTTTCGCGAACGTGAGGTAGACCTCGTGATGTTTCAAAGCCGATGTATAGTCTTTGACCATTTCATAATACTTGCCAGCATTGTGGTGTGCCAAAGGTAACAACGTCTCCACATCCTCGCTGCTCTGTACAAGGTCAAGGTGAGCTAAGGTGTGATGGAGGGCTCTGGGATAGTTCCGTATTTCCTTGTAGGCAATGCTGAGATTCTGATGCAAGGCACATCTTAATTCCATGGACCAGTATTCAGGGTAGTCTCCGTCTTTGCTGTTCTCCTTCAGGTCATCGCCGATGGCCAACAACTTCTCGTAGTAAGCAATTGCCTGTGGAATCTCGTTTTCAAGTAGGTACACGTTAGCCAGGTTCACATAGCACTGCGACTCGTACTCCAAGTCTTCTTGACTCATGGCCAGGCTCAAGCACTGCTCAAAGTAGTTCTTGGCCTTGGCAAGATCTTTCAAGGTGAGATATGAACTCCCCAAGGTGAATAATGCTTTGATCATGTACTTGATTTTGTCAGATCTGATCTTGAGGGCCCTTGTCATGACCTCTATGCACAGGTCATGGTGGTTTTCATGCTGCAGCTGCATACCAACCTCAACTAATTTCTGCAGTGGGTTCATATCTGTAATTTAGAAATAATAGCATTGAATTAGTTCCATCCAATACATGTATAATGTAGTTGGCTAGTTATTTAAGTTTGAATGCAAAGCAATTTTTATCATGTGTTACCAGtaatacattaaccctttgcaccctgaccccctggtaccctacatgtatgacatcatgcagacatttttgtccgagccgggttcaaagggttaatatctgGTTTTACTTCTTCACAAACTGCCTCTTATAACTGCAAAAACCATTTTGAGCACAAAAACGTCTCTTTTTCATTTCAaccaatttcaaaaatttcccaATTGTGAACATTTGTGACTCTGATTCATTAAAACTAGGATTCAAAGGATTCAGAAAATACACTAGCAGATGTGGTAGCACAGTTTGTGGctacacacatgtacaagtGACAGTACCAAAAACCATGGGTCAAAACTAAGTTAGGgtcctacatgtatgtatagcAATATTGTATTTAAGGTactgtagtatgcgcctcaaaagtgaaagacttaaactttcgcccAAACTTTACTCAGTGAATATTTCGACAATActcgttcaaaatcaagaataaaaattgaaggtggctgtgaaaattttgttaacagagaacaaattacccaagagttgccaatatttgaaattcaaaatggcctccatccctATGGTGATTCTActaggaaaaatgaaatttgcaattttcaaaaaaaaaaaaaaaacggtgaAAAcgtttcttactcaaagagctctaaaatgagcccctataAGTGTAGGTCagactaaaattgaaaaagtgtGAGCTCAGAGTAAGAATGTGTCCCAGAGGCACATTCTACTTTCATTGGCAAAAAAGTGACCCCCTGATGTCATATTATCGTAACGCTGCTCTTACCTTCAAATCCTTTGATGATATCTTCAGGAAAGCTGCAGAGGTTGGATGCTACCACTGTTATGTTGTCCACCAACTGTTCCTCATGCTCGGCATCATGGTCTAGGGCATTCAGGAATGAGGTAATCGCTTTGTCATAGTAACTCTGGTGGTCAAGGCTAACTGCCAGTAGGTAGTGAccctgaaaatttcaaaaaagtaagaTGACATTATACAAATGCAGTGAATATTACATGTTACAGAAAtgagagaaaaataatattgaattttttgtagctttgttattaaattttgaattaaaagcaattttgatcattttattctattattttataaataCACTTTTGGTTTCAGAAATTGATTCTTTTAACCCTAGATTACAAAGGATCGACTCAAACATAATAGTGTTACCAGGCATAATAACTGAATACAGTGAAGAGAGTATGACTAATTACCTGAGGTATGAGGGGGTTGACCTTCACCAGATGTTCAGCATCTTTCTGTGCCAGGTCATACTTTCTAACTTCCAGGTAGACTGCAGCCCTTGCACTCAGCAACTCTGGCTTCTGTTCGTCAATCTCCAGTGCTTCACTGTAGTACTTGATGGCTTCGATGTAATCCTTGGCTTGGAAAGCCGAGTCTCCTTTGCTTTGAAGATCAAGAacctgaaaatatcaaacaaataaacaatgaatGGTTTTCACATCTGGTGTTCAGACTTTTATCAGTGTCCATCACTGTATGCTGCATGGCCCTTCATTCTCTTTGAATAATGTTCATGATATGTGTAGCAGTGTGATAAAGCACTGGTACTGGTTAAAGGCACTTCTAGCGATCCCTGGGATGGCTTTGTTCTAGTATGTAAGAGGAtaatggaggtgtgatagccttttgttttccattgaaattgtaatctagtaagtacattttctgatgagacaatctggtgccaatgCAGgcctttaaaggcctgtgttggcatcagattgtctcatcagaaaatttacccaccagattacaatttcaatggaaaacaaaaggctatcacacctccaaaATCCTCTCACAgcctagaacaaaggcgatcccagggatcgcaaaCAGTGCCTTTAAGATCATCTAATTGatgcacaaatattttttcCTTGTAAAGATACTTGTATTATGACATATGGGCCTAATACAGAGATTGTAGgattgttaatattttttcaaaaagaaatcattaatttaAAATAACTTACACTCtgtatttcatcattttcactgaTTGGTTCACTGCCTTCAGCTATGCTGTACAAACTGCCAATGCTGACACTCCGTATCTGACCATTGACAACAGCCGCCAGTGCTGGGGAGAGGGGGACGGCAGGATTCATCTTGCAAACTGGGGGTTCCTGT is drawn from Ptychodera flava strain L36383 unplaced genomic scaffold, AS_Pfla_20210202 Scaffold_50__1_contigs__length_938362_pilon, whole genome shotgun sequence and contains these coding sequences:
- the LOC139128356 gene encoding tetratricopeptide repeat protein 28-like gives rise to the protein MNPAVPLSPALAAVVNGQIRSVSIGSLYSIAEGSEPISENDEIQSVLDLQSKGDSAFQAKDYIEAIKYYSEALEIDEQKPELLSARAAVYLEVRKYDLAQKDAEHLVKVNPLIPQGHYLLAVSLDHQSYYDKAITSFLNALDHDAEHEEQLVDNITVVASNLCSFPEDIIKGFEDMNPLQKLVEVGMQLQHENHHDLCIEVMTRALKIRSDKIKYMIKALFTLGSSYLTLKDLAKAKNYFEQCLSLAMSQEDLEYESQCYVNLANVYLLENEIPQAIAYYEKLLAIGDDLKENSKDGDYPEYWSMELRCALHQNLSIAYKEIRNYPRALHHTLAHLDLVQSSEDVETLLPLAHHNAGKYYEMVKDYTSALKHHEVYLTFAKEKRDKVAMATAYASLGYVYQILCNFKLAEMYLEQHLHMVNKLKDNDKQAKALCSLGDLNLAKEDFDKALSYFERYLRVSRRLDEYETECRAFLKIGDVFKSQGRHQHAQYYYEMAAAVGEKLDDNVDLVNLCRCEVAFALTLSISKDDMERARLVFDELIPFYTKKIHKCDSESIECADELKTALQNCYDGMQIALCKLDQADMALSYAEGYRQQKFEQILKQKLSTDEEESRNENETSKMPSQEELIKIVNRQKATVLYYSITDAYLLVWVLQPGKGVVKVQVEKAIRESCRKKIRSALEQLQQLHERQSDIDCENRALPSSDRTVQYLQKKNLAKSKEWKSKEMKKDAEREERLKTAKLSAQRQLYDIIIAPIEKSLTGVEQVLIIPDKEISQVPVDLLEDEKNMKLSATFKISCVPSIAVLDVLTKQTQHEERERKAKKSYHEFFPVYLDDHLRVVVPPDQRPLSPIRKQLRAAPLMAREKNINPSMITFGTNHYDYVPTPRHRQDKAQVILARERAKVGTLITHSSTDTEVSKGEGTVTEFKQDSLQHKSLVIGNPILPKKLKLHGQIWQPAGELIVSQCEAFNVADYLDTKALIGSNATKGNVLSKFSETTLIHIATYGSWEDSVLVFRPSPTSQPNPDGSYNESHYQIGVKDIMNVEMKADLVVLSCCYGEIHRDIDFTLPSALLAAGCKCVLVVLWLIPDIARDKFWFHFYKVLQEGNYVSVAVAKAKECLAQDERFTDPMYWAPFMLIGQDIFISIRHIKSAMLDQLVDSVESDALKAMPVNALNIPPEPAEVSSTEITLPKLRQALSELALHHLGHPTAIPQLLQLVNESVALLDNPQKDLLTRQLSHDAMLSPGAMSLLNLLGFHFQARGAHKTDPYVVFPHWDHDGLIQPTQMALQALVDLSSNPPCCNSLAKLLVGPEDALSGLIDIVSITKHTWEVQLKVTDIGVKTLWGHHTSRDFLLSIGFKQVGILLLFTNTSVNRKLLNGSLHVLAAVLGEKGEAMLKKVDINYLGVTSAKIRSASARKRASSQVKLPSLNPVLLARNRIHMSTPWLSTESDAEETKEKMKMARSLNDLQAEYRYYMMKAHDWHDYSLKPQALQSIDAVGQPKQKAKVVKVKAGHTASMDRVPVQQEPTLSLAGTEQRRDYSHFLLHSRSENIMARHKEAVRKVYMPYVRKLTSAE